One region of Thermodesulfovibrionales bacterium genomic DNA includes:
- the nrfH gene encoding cytochrome c nitrite reductase small subunit: MDQAKRRTVRLYLLIVMIAGITLFIFLSLGPPKLLAKSESPNFCSGCHVMESEYEAWIHTGAHRRNRCIDCHLPNENLGLHYVWKSIDGLKDSLFFYSGRIPEQIKLSSHGQKVLQENCIRCHGTTVEFINHDRKCWECHRGITHKRSGSMETL; encoded by the coding sequence ATGGATCAAGCTAAGCGGAGAACGGTCAGGCTCTATCTGCTCATTGTGATGATCGCGGGAATAACTCTCTTCATTTTCCTCTCCCTTGGTCCTCCAAAGTTGCTCGCCAAATCGGAATCACCTAACTTCTGTTCAGGATGTCATGTCATGGAGTCGGAATATGAGGCGTGGATCCACACCGGAGCGCACCGGCGAAACAGATGCATCGACTGCCATCTGCCCAATGAGAATCTCGGTCTCCACTATGTCTGGAAGTCGATTGACGGCTTGAAAGATTCTCTCTTCTTCTATTCAGGCAGAATCCCCGAGCAGATCAAACTTTCCTCTCACGGGCAGAAGGTCTTACAGGAGAACTGCATCCGCTGTCACGGAACCACAGTGGAGTTCATTAATCACGACAGGAAATGCTGGGAGTGCCATCGGGGGATCACTCATAAGCGGAGCGGATCGATGGAAACCCTTTAG
- a CDS encoding ammonia-forming cytochrome c nitrite reductase subunit c552, with translation MKKRSLMFVMLFALLALVSVFLYGCPPQKAEQVKPVKIADGEIDPAKWGKAYPPEFELWKKTEEPTPVGKSKYKRGFDADKVTYDKLAEFPYMALLFNGWGFGIEYNEPRGHAYMLRDQLEVDPSRVKAGGVCLSCKTPYAPKLEKEMGIDYYKKPYTEVLGHIPQEHQKLGVACIDCHDNKDMSLKISRAFTLTAALKDMDVNPEKLTRQEMRSLVCAQCHVTYTIQKDQDMKSVALFFPWQGSKWGNIAIENIIKKIRSDPSYGEWKQNVTGFKMGFIRHPEFELYSNNSVHWKAGAACADCHMPYTKVGVFKVSDHRVESPLKSDLKACMQCHSESPEWLREQVIAIQDRTVSLMLRSGYETAVVAKLFEIANKAIAEGKPVDKALYDKAKDYYEEAFYRVVFVGAENSVGFHNPTEAGRILGDATAFAGKAEGLLRQALAKAGVNVPLVVNLELNKYLDERGQKKLKFNPKFEFKDPYGVQEKLITVDQVKK, from the coding sequence ATGAAAAAGAGAAGCTTGATGTTCGTAATGCTGTTCGCACTGCTCGCCCTCGTATCGGTCTTCCTCTATGGCTGCCCACCGCAGAAGGCCGAACAGGTCAAACCGGTGAAGATAGCGGACGGCGAAATAGACCCTGCAAAGTGGGGCAAGGCATACCCTCCCGAGTTCGAACTCTGGAAGAAAACCGAAGAACCCACTCCTGTCGGAAAGAGCAAGTACAAGAGGGGCTTTGATGCGGACAAGGTGACCTATGACAAACTGGCGGAATTTCCCTATATGGCGCTCCTCTTTAACGGCTGGGGGTTCGGAATCGAGTACAACGAGCCGAGGGGCCATGCGTATATGCTCAGGGATCAACTCGAAGTTGACCCTTCAAGGGTGAAGGCAGGAGGCGTCTGCCTTTCCTGTAAGACCCCCTATGCTCCTAAGCTCGAAAAAGAGATGGGTATCGATTACTACAAGAAACCTTACACCGAGGTTCTCGGCCATATCCCGCAGGAGCACCAGAAACTCGGTGTCGCATGCATAGACTGTCATGACAACAAGGATATGTCCCTTAAGATATCGAGGGCCTTCACCCTCACGGCGGCACTCAAGGATATGGACGTGAACCCCGAGAAATTGACCCGCCAGGAGATGAGGAGCCTCGTCTGCGCCCAGTGCCACGTGACGTACACTATCCAAAAAGACCAGGACATGAAGTCAGTCGCCCTCTTCTTCCCGTGGCAGGGAAGCAAGTGGGGAAATATCGCGATAGAGAATATCATTAAGAAGATCCGCAGCGATCCATCGTATGGCGAGTGGAAGCAGAACGTGACAGGATTTAAGATGGGATTCATCCGCCATCCCGAATTCGAACTCTACTCGAACAATAGTGTACATTGGAAGGCGGGTGCGGCCTGCGCGGATTGTCACATGCCATATACGAAGGTGGGGGTCTTCAAGGTGTCGGATCATCGGGTCGAAAGCCCCCTCAAGAGTGACTTGAAGGCCTGCATGCAATGCCACAGCGAAAGCCCCGAGTGGCTGAGGGAACAGGTCATCGCGATCCAGGACAGGACCGTTTCACTCATGCTTCGTTCCGGCTATGAGACTGCCGTTGTGGCAAAGCTCTTCGAAATCGCGAATAAGGCGATCGCCGAAGGGAAACCGGTCGACAAGGCGCTCTATGACAAGGCCAAGGATTACTATGAAGAGGCTTTTTATCGCGTCGTCTTTGTCGGCGCCGAGAATTCAGTCGGTTTTCACAATCCCACAGAGGCCGGGAGGATCCTTGGTGACGCGACGGCATTTGCGGGAAAGGCCGAGGGACTCCTCCGGCAGGCACTCGCAAAAGCGGGTGTGAACGTACCGCTCGTTGTCAACCTCGAGTTGAATAAATACCTCGATGAGCGCGGCCAGAAGAAACTCAAATTCAACCCGAAATTCGAATTCAAGGATCCCTACGGCGTACAGGAAAAGCTCATAACCGTCGATCAGGTAAAGAAATAG